In one Pseudomonas hydrolytica genomic region, the following are encoded:
- a CDS encoding baseplate J/gp47 family protein gives MGFKRPALPELIGRIDNDLVSRLPGAQAELASRLTRILATGEAGVAHGLYGYLQWLEKQLFPETCDDDLLHLHSVGVPRRQDSTATGPLIFTGTTGAVIDAGTLVQVDGQEYRTVQDVTLVAGTATVEIEALTPGSAGSRPAGVQMTLVSPVVGVNATATVGAAGITGGADIEKFDSWRDRIMRRRARIPRGGAEGDWAEWALQVPGVTRAWEDPLGMGPGTIVIRIMADDAADGPMPSLQLLQEVFDYIATQRNVTAHVYVIPPVPAPFVPQLRVTPDNTGTRTAVEQALQDLVLRAGKPGGTLTISSIRTAIGTAAGVTDYELEWPTANVTHAHGHLPIWGGAEWLA, from the coding sequence ATGGGCTTTAAGCGTCCGGCGCTGCCCGAGCTGATCGGGCGAATCGACAACGACCTGGTGTCGCGCCTGCCAGGCGCGCAGGCCGAGTTGGCCAGCCGCCTGACTCGCATTCTGGCAACCGGCGAAGCCGGCGTTGCCCATGGCCTTTACGGCTATTTGCAGTGGTTGGAGAAGCAACTGTTCCCCGAGACCTGCGACGACGACCTGCTGCACCTGCACAGCGTTGGCGTACCACGGCGCCAAGACAGCACCGCCACCGGGCCGCTGATCTTCACCGGTACCACAGGTGCCGTGATCGATGCCGGCACCTTGGTGCAGGTCGATGGGCAGGAATACCGAACCGTCCAGGACGTCACCCTTGTGGCCGGAACTGCGACTGTCGAGATCGAGGCGTTGACTCCTGGTAGCGCCGGCAGCCGGCCGGCTGGCGTACAGATGACGCTGGTCTCGCCCGTGGTAGGCGTGAACGCTACAGCGACTGTCGGGGCGGCCGGCATCACGGGTGGCGCCGACATCGAGAAGTTCGATAGCTGGCGTGACCGCATCATGCGCCGCCGTGCCCGCATTCCTCGCGGTGGCGCCGAGGGCGACTGGGCCGAATGGGCACTGCAGGTGCCGGGTGTGACCCGAGCGTGGGAGGACCCGCTGGGCATGGGGCCGGGCACCATCGTTATCCGCATCATGGCTGATGACGCTGCCGATGGGCCGATGCCGTCGCTGCAGCTCCTGCAGGAAGTCTTCGACTATATCGCCACTCAGCGCAACGTCACCGCGCACGTGTACGTCATTCCGCCGGTGCCGGCACCGTTCGTGCCGCAACTGCGGGTGACGCCGGACAACACCGGCACCCGGACGGCCGTCGAGCAGGCGCTCCAGGATCTGGTCCTGCGTGCCGGCAAGCCGGGCGGCACGCTGACCATCTCGTCGATTCGCACTGCAATTGGCACTGCTGCAGGCGTGACTGACTACGAGCTGGAATGGCCGACCGCCAACGTCACCCATGCGCACGGCCATTTGCCGATCTGGGGAGGTGCCGAGTGGCTGGCCTGA
- a CDS encoding YmfQ family protein has product MAGLTANDYRQQLFALLPPGIVWNADPTSMLQRLLAGQAREFARIDERAQALLIEADPRQALYTFEDWEASYGLPSACAPAVQSMADRKAALIGRIVGRGGMTIQDYLDLAEGLGYAGAQVMEFREATVEVDTPTGHTGAVIGDDMNGADWDLTWRVLLPNGVVRESVIGEAVIGDPLRSWGDELIECSLRHAAPSWLILQVGYLEG; this is encoded by the coding sequence GTGGCTGGCCTGACGGCTAACGACTACCGCCAGCAGCTGTTCGCGCTGCTGCCGCCGGGCATCGTTTGGAATGCTGATCCGACATCGATGCTGCAGCGCCTGCTGGCCGGCCAGGCGCGAGAGTTCGCCCGCATTGACGAACGTGCGCAGGCACTGCTGATCGAGGCCGACCCGCGCCAGGCCTTGTACACCTTCGAGGACTGGGAAGCCAGCTATGGCCTGCCATCGGCCTGCGCGCCGGCCGTGCAGTCCATGGCCGACCGCAAGGCGGCGCTGATAGGCCGCATCGTTGGCCGGGGCGGCATGACCATCCAGGACTACCTGGATCTGGCCGAAGGGCTCGGCTATGCCGGCGCCCAGGTGATGGAGTTTCGAGAGGCCACCGTCGAGGTCGACACACCGACCGGGCACACCGGAGCGGTGATCGGCGACGACATGAACGGCGCGGACTGGGATCTGACCTGGCGCGTGCTGCTACCCAACGGCGTGGTGCGCGAGTCCGTCATCGGCGAAGCCGTGATCGGCGATCCGCTGCGCTCCTGGGGCGATGAACTCATTGAATGCTCGCTGCGGCATGCCGCGCCGAGCTGGCTAATCCTGCAAGTTGGATATCTGGAGGGGTAA
- a CDS encoding DUF4376 domain-containing protein, protein MWARIDSGTVAETTEINPAGRYHPSLEWVECPPEVKPGWLYSNGAFSPPESKPQVVTKEDVDAERDRRIDSGVEFAGVVFQSRATDRENIAGAAQLGFMAMVAGVQPGDLRWANPDQDFTWIALDNSLVPMDAQTVVAFGKAAAERKQALIFAARQLKDMSEIPADYTDDRWWP, encoded by the coding sequence ATGTGGGCGCGAATCGACAGCGGTACCGTGGCCGAAACCACGGAAATCAATCCTGCCGGACGTTATCACCCCTCGTTGGAATGGGTTGAATGTCCGCCCGAAGTCAAGCCTGGTTGGCTTTATAGCAACGGGGCGTTCTCGCCACCGGAAAGCAAGCCTCAGGTAGTGACCAAGGAGGACGTAGATGCGGAACGGGATCGTAGGATCGATTCTGGCGTTGAGTTCGCTGGCGTCGTGTTCCAGTCGCGGGCGACCGACCGCGAGAACATCGCTGGCGCCGCCCAGCTTGGCTTCATGGCAATGGTTGCGGGTGTTCAGCCCGGCGACTTGCGTTGGGCTAATCCGGATCAGGACTTCACCTGGATCGCTTTGGACAACAGCCTCGTGCCGATGGATGCTCAAACGGTGGTGGCCTTTGGCAAGGCGGCGGCGGAGCGCAAGCAAGCGCTGATCTTCGCCGCGCGGCAGCTCAAGGACATGTCCGAGATCCCGGCCGACTACACCGACGACAGGTGGTGGCCATGA
- a CDS encoding phage GP46 family protein, which yields MDIALVYDPNAKAFDLAIAGGDLVVDSGLETAVLLSLYTDRRALAEDVLPDDGTDRRGWWCDAYSDRLQGSRLWLLSREKDLDRVLRRAEEYASEALDWLIEDGIAKAVDVEAIHLRRGVLQLIVGIERPTGAAVVRRYDYVWGLNDGL from the coding sequence ATGGATATCGCCCTGGTTTACGACCCCAACGCCAAAGCCTTCGACCTGGCCATCGCGGGCGGCGACCTGGTGGTCGACAGCGGCCTGGAGACCGCCGTGCTGCTGTCGCTCTACACCGACCGTCGTGCCCTGGCCGAGGACGTGCTGCCGGACGACGGCACCGACCGTCGTGGCTGGTGGTGCGACGCCTACTCGGATCGCCTGCAAGGCTCGCGCCTGTGGCTGCTGAGCCGCGAGAAGGACCTGGACCGCGTTCTGCGCCGTGCCGAGGAATACGCCAGCGAGGCGCTGGACTGGCTGATTGAGGACGGCATCGCCAAGGCCGTTGACGTCGAGGCCATCCACCTGCGGCGTGGCGTGCTGCAACTGATCGTGGGCATCGAACGCCCGACCGGCGCCGCCGTAGTGCGCCGTTATGACTATGTATGGGGATTGAACGATGGGCTTTAA
- a CDS encoding phage baseplate assembly protein, with protein sequence MSDEQVILQIGSDRHTGWQEVSIRLSLEQMADEFQLSLTERWSESGDVRPVSPDEPCTVSIGDELVLTGYLDEVLPDYDAETHTIVANGRSKAGDLVDCSGREQRLDGRTLQQIAATLAQPYGIEVVDTVGATKPFRAFVLEDGQPIGEAIERAAQIRGARVVSDSQGRLLIVHAVQREIRTALVLGQNIRRASGVFSNRDRFNQYIVEGQTPGSDEWSGVQASAPLGRAHDPRVRRPRSTLVVCDTPADSRDCAARAELEARMRWAKGRGVTYTVDGWKHEQGVWRPGDLVPVKDAYLGLDEQLLVSAVQLIEGNDGRRAEIRVVPPAAFEPVPIPEPEASGGGANDWGW encoded by the coding sequence GTGAGTGATGAGCAGGTGATTCTGCAGATTGGCAGCGACCGGCACACCGGCTGGCAGGAGGTGAGCATCCGCCTGAGCCTGGAGCAGATGGCCGACGAGTTCCAGTTGAGCCTGACCGAGCGCTGGAGCGAGTCCGGCGACGTGCGCCCGGTATCGCCTGACGAGCCCTGCACCGTATCGATTGGCGACGAGCTGGTGTTGACCGGCTACCTGGACGAGGTGCTGCCGGACTATGACGCGGAGACCCACACCATCGTCGCCAACGGCCGCAGCAAGGCCGGCGACCTGGTCGATTGCAGCGGCCGCGAACAGCGCCTGGACGGTCGCACGCTGCAGCAGATTGCGGCGACTTTGGCACAGCCCTACGGCATCGAGGTCGTGGACACCGTGGGCGCGACCAAGCCGTTCCGGGCGTTCGTGCTCGAGGACGGGCAGCCCATCGGCGAGGCCATCGAGCGTGCAGCACAGATCCGGGGCGCTCGGGTAGTCAGTGACTCCCAGGGGCGCCTGCTGATCGTCCACGCCGTTCAGCGGGAGATCCGTACCGCCCTGGTGCTGGGGCAGAACATCCGCCGTGCCTCTGGCGTGTTCAGCAACCGCGACCGTTTCAACCAGTACATCGTCGAGGGCCAGACGCCGGGCAGCGATGAATGGAGCGGCGTGCAGGCATCGGCGCCGCTTGGCCGTGCGCATGATCCGCGCGTGCGTCGCCCCCGCAGCACCCTGGTGGTCTGCGATACCCCTGCTGACAGCCGGGACTGCGCCGCACGGGCCGAGCTGGAGGCGCGCATGCGCTGGGCCAAGGGGCGTGGCGTGACCTACACGGTGGACGGCTGGAAGCACGAGCAAGGCGTCTGGCGGCCGGGCGACCTGGTGCCGGTAAAGGACGCATACCTCGGCCTCGACGAGCAGCTCCTGGTCAGCGCCGTGCAACTGATCGAGGGCAATGATGGGCGCCGCGCCGAGATCCGTGTGGTGCCGCCTGCAGCGTTCGAGCCTGTTCCGATCCCCGAGCCGGAAGCATCCGGCGGCGGGGCGAATGACTGGGGGTGGTGA
- a CDS encoding glycoside hydrolase family protein, with protein sequence MRKWFAAGELAGLPGMPSTVQGVNLRAKREGWEAQLRLGRGGGQEYSLAVLPAETQAALLARLVNDAEPQAEVAPIQAHEIALRDDISASRLTDDQRSVMTARLAFVREIERMSQVVSQQRAIMTLIGLARDGQLKTRIAAAIIVATPVVALFEGRNLVAYLDPVGIPTICEGWTYGVRLGDIATDAECDEKTRLALQEAASIFERWVPAKVIATMDTKSIAAFLSLIYNTGPGKPGVKDGFVWLKNGRHSTMLLHLQAGRIEPACAQLSYWVSAGGRKLKGLERRRAAERQLCEAGL encoded by the coding sequence ATGCGTAAGTGGTTCGCCGCTGGAGAACTAGCCGGCTTGCCTGGAATGCCGAGCACCGTGCAAGGCGTCAACCTGCGCGCGAAGCGCGAAGGCTGGGAAGCACAACTACGTTTGGGACGAGGCGGTGGCCAGGAATATAGCCTCGCCGTTCTGCCCGCCGAGACGCAGGCCGCGCTGCTGGCGCGCCTGGTCAATGATGCCGAACCCCAGGCAGAAGTCGCGCCCATCCAAGCGCATGAAATCGCGTTGCGTGACGACATTTCAGCGTCACGCCTTACCGATGATCAACGTAGCGTGATGACGGCGCGCCTGGCATTCGTGCGTGAAATCGAGCGCATGAGCCAGGTGGTCAGCCAGCAGCGGGCCATCATGACGCTGATTGGCCTGGCGCGTGACGGCCAGCTCAAGACTCGTATCGCCGCCGCCATCATTGTTGCTACGCCAGTCGTTGCCCTGTTTGAAGGGCGCAACCTGGTGGCCTACCTCGACCCGGTGGGCATCCCGACCATTTGCGAGGGCTGGACGTATGGGGTGCGCCTTGGCGACATCGCGACGGATGCCGAGTGCGACGAAAAAACCCGGCTCGCGCTGCAGGAAGCCGCGAGCATCTTCGAGCGCTGGGTGCCCGCCAAGGTCATCGCCACCATGGACACCAAGAGCATCGCGGCATTCCTGTCCCTGATCTACAACACCGGCCCCGGCAAGCCAGGCGTCAAAGACGGGTTTGTCTGGCTCAAGAATGGCCGGCATTCGACCATGCTGCTGCACCTGCAGGCCGGTCGCATCGAGCCTGCATGCGCGCAACTCAGCTACTGGGTGAGCGCTGGCGGCCGCAAGCTCAAGGGGCTGGAGCGCCGCCGAGCGGCTGAGCGACAGTTGTGTGAGGCCGGCCTATGA
- a CDS encoding DNA circularization N-terminal domain-containing protein, which translates to MTWRDRIDPELRGSYRGVEFYVERADTTAGRRWLVHEYPRRDVPYAEDMGRRAKEWRLAFFVAGDDYDLQRDKLIEALDAPGAATLVHPYMGTMSAVATDVSFSESTREGGVCVFEVTFAQQLGRDLRRRAQRLGYGLRWLRPTRGQSQQ; encoded by the coding sequence ATGACCTGGCGTGATCGTATTGACCCGGAGCTGCGCGGCAGCTATCGGGGCGTGGAGTTCTATGTAGAGCGGGCCGACACCACTGCCGGCCGGCGCTGGCTGGTGCATGAGTACCCGCGCCGCGACGTGCCTTATGCCGAGGACATGGGGCGCCGGGCCAAGGAATGGCGCCTGGCGTTCTTCGTTGCCGGCGACGACTACGACCTGCAGCGCGACAAGCTGATCGAGGCCCTGGACGCACCTGGTGCCGCCACCCTTGTGCACCCTTATATGGGCACGATGTCGGCGGTGGCCACCGACGTGAGCTTCAGCGAGTCCACCCGCGAGGGTGGGGTCTGCGTGTTCGAGGTGACCTTTGCGCAGCAGCTCGGCCGGGATCTGCGGCGGCGGGCACAGCGGCTCGGGTACGGGCTCCGGTGGCTTCGTCCCACACGCGGACAAAGCCAGCAGTGA
- a CDS encoding DUF1353 domain-containing protein: protein MIMMGRFPLPLNVQLLDGGELARLLTEFMYHDPTGPTVHVPAGFETDFASVRPLRNIAVGLLALSLVIGWFLPVLGATVGTAGYGALALYASVVGYGHAAATIHDRLYATGELSRDWADRVFYNALRASGIARWRAWLMYAGVRLGGHWRYKKK from the coding sequence ATGATCATGATGGGGCGCTTTCCTCTGCCGCTGAATGTGCAGCTGCTCGATGGCGGCGAACTGGCCCGCCTACTCACCGAGTTCATGTACCACGACCCGACCGGGCCGACTGTACACGTGCCAGCCGGCTTCGAGACGGACTTCGCCAGCGTGCGCCCGCTGCGCAACATCGCCGTGGGCCTGCTGGCCCTGAGCTTAGTGATTGGCTGGTTCCTGCCGGTGCTGGGCGCGACGGTCGGCACTGCTGGCTATGGCGCCCTGGCGCTGTATGCCAGTGTCGTCGGCTATGGCCACGCGGCGGCGACCATTCATGACCGTCTGTACGCCACGGGGGAGTTGTCTCGCGATTGGGCGGATCGGGTGTTCTACAACGCCCTGCGTGCCAGTGGCATTGCCCGATGGCGAGCCTGGTTGATGTATGCCGGCGTCCGCCTCGGTGGGCACTGGCGCTACAAGAAGAAGTAA
- a CDS encoding AmpG family muropeptide MFS transporter, translating to MPRKSWREALATYANPATLALLLLGFAAGLPYMLVFSTLSVWLREAGVARETIGFASLIGLAYAFKWVWAPMLDQWRLPLLGKLGRRRSWLVLAQGLVAIGLVGMANFDPQTHLSWLIALAVLVAFASATQDIAVDAYRLEILGDEHQAALAAAYMTGYRVAALLATAGALYFAEGFGSTAKNYQFSAWAGTYLVFALLMLPGLLTSIWMREPPAPPHIHAPPPKHGFFHQLLAIMAVIVLVISVPTLFIQFYQSDLVATLLGDVTVQSLLYNDRAFMRAMLYTALACVSASGLFWGGLAPVLKTAAAKYGFFHQLLSVLLLIILLISVPAMVTQYYDSDLLLMLQGQLSLKDLLYYDRAFLRALLYTLLTGLSISSLFWGGMAPVLTPVNDFIVRYRWQALLLLSLIATYRLSDTVMGVMANVFYIDQGFTKEQIASVSKVFGLIMTLLGAGVGGLLIVRFGIMPILLIGAFASAATNLLFMLLVGMGPHLNMLIVTISCDNFSAGLATSAFVAYLSSLTNLKFSATQYALLSSIMLLLPRLIGGYSGVMVEKLGYAHFFLATALLGIPTLILIALQWGRDRRQPNGDAPVAPAEKA from the coding sequence ATGCCACGCAAATCCTGGCGAGAAGCCCTCGCCACCTACGCCAATCCCGCCACCCTGGCTCTGCTGCTTCTCGGCTTCGCCGCCGGCCTGCCCTACATGCTGGTGTTCTCGACCCTCTCGGTGTGGCTGCGCGAAGCCGGCGTGGCGCGCGAGACCATCGGTTTCGCCAGCCTGATCGGCCTGGCCTACGCCTTCAAGTGGGTATGGGCGCCGATGCTCGACCAATGGCGCCTGCCGCTGCTGGGCAAGCTCGGCCGCCGTCGCTCGTGGCTGGTGCTGGCTCAGGGGCTGGTCGCCATCGGCCTGGTCGGCATGGCCAACTTCGACCCGCAGACCCACCTGTCCTGGCTGATCGCCCTGGCCGTGCTGGTGGCCTTCGCCTCGGCCACTCAGGACATCGCCGTGGATGCCTACCGCCTGGAGATTCTCGGCGACGAGCATCAGGCCGCCCTGGCCGCCGCCTACATGACCGGTTACCGCGTCGCCGCGTTGCTGGCCACCGCAGGCGCGCTGTACTTTGCCGAGGGCTTCGGCTCCACCGCGAAGAACTATCAGTTCAGCGCCTGGGCCGGCACCTACCTGGTATTTGCCCTGCTGATGCTGCCGGGGCTGCTCACCTCCATCTGGATGCGCGAACCGCCGGCCCCGCCGCATATCCATGCGCCGCCGCCCAAGCACGGCTTCTTCCATCAGTTGCTGGCGATCATGGCGGTCATCGTGCTGGTGATCTCCGTGCCCACCCTGTTCATCCAGTTCTACCAGAGCGATCTGGTGGCGACGCTGCTGGGCGACGTGACGGTGCAGAGCCTGCTCTACAACGACCGCGCGTTCATGCGGGCGATGCTCTATACCGCGCTGGCCTGCGTCAGCGCCTCCGGGCTGTTCTGGGGCGGCCTGGCGCCGGTGCTGAAGACCGCGGCGGCGAAGTACGGCTTCTTCCACCAGCTACTTTCCGTGCTGCTGCTGATCATTCTGCTGATCTCCGTGCCGGCGATGGTCACCCAGTACTACGACAGCGATCTGCTGCTGATGCTGCAGGGCCAGCTGAGCCTGAAAGACCTGCTGTACTACGACCGCGCCTTCCTGCGCGCCCTGCTCTATACCCTGCTCACCGGCCTGTCCATTTCCAGCCTGTTCTGGGGCGGCATGGCGCCGGTGCTGACGCCGGTCAACGATTTCATCGTGCGTTATCGCTGGCAGGCGCTGCTGCTGCTGAGCCTGATCGCCACCTATCGCCTGTCCGACACGGTGATGGGGGTGATGGCCAACGTCTTCTATATCGACCAGGGCTTCACCAAGGAACAGATCGCCAGCGTCAGCAAGGTGTTCGGCCTGATCATGACCCTCCTCGGTGCCGGCGTCGGCGGCCTGCTCATCGTGCGTTTCGGCATCATGCCGATCCTGCTGATCGGCGCCTTCGCCTCGGCGGCGACCAACCTGCTGTTCATGCTGCTGGTAGGCATGGGCCCGCACCTGAACATGCTGATCGTCACCATCAGCTGCGACAACTTCAGCGCCGGCCTGGCCACCTCCGCTTTCGTCGCCTATCTGTCGAGCCTGACCAACCTGAAGTTCTCCGCCACCCAGTACGCGCTGCTCAGCTCCATCATGCTGCTGCTGCCGCGCCTGATCGGCGGCTACTCCGGGGTGATGGTGGAGAAGCTCGGCTACGCCCACTTCTTCCTCGCCACCGCGCTGCTGGGCATCCCGACGCTGATTCTCATCGCCCTCCAGTGGGGCCGTGACAGACGCCAGCCCAACGGAGACGCCCCGGTGGCCCCGGCGGAAAAGGCCTGA
- a CDS encoding phage baseplate assembly protein V — protein MSRLLSPIWRRMRLLVSRGVLKMVADEQTLQSVQVTLLGESPAWAERFQQYGITSVPHGGAEAVVASVGGARAHLVALVVDDRRYRMSGLKGGEVAIYDDLGQSVHLTREGIVIKGAGLPLAFVDCPVVTMDGDLEVAGNVRDHTSTMQGIRDIYNDHHHGGPGPTPGMN, from the coding sequence ATGTCTCGCCTGCTCAGCCCCATTTGGCGCCGTATGCGCCTTCTGGTGTCTCGCGGCGTACTGAAGATGGTGGCCGACGAGCAAACCCTGCAGAGCGTGCAGGTCACGCTGCTGGGCGAGTCGCCGGCATGGGCCGAGCGCTTCCAGCAGTACGGCATTACCTCGGTACCGCACGGCGGCGCCGAGGCCGTGGTGGCGTCCGTGGGCGGCGCCCGCGCGCACCTGGTTGCACTGGTGGTTGATGACCGCCGTTACCGCATGTCCGGGCTTAAGGGCGGCGAAGTGGCCATCTATGACGATCTGGGCCAGTCCGTACACCTGACCCGCGAGGGCATTGTGATCAAGGGGGCTGGCCTGCCGCTGGCGTTCGTCGACTGCCCGGTGGTGACCATGGACGGCGACCTCGAGGTCGCCGGCAACGTGCGCGACCACACCAGCACCATGCAGGGCATCCGCGATATCTACAACGACCACCACCACGGTGGGCCAGGCCCGACGCCGGGGATGAACTGA